Proteins co-encoded in one Lysobacter solisilvae genomic window:
- a CDS encoding BamA/TamA family outer membrane protein, translating into MCAALLTCAPVLATAQPTDANPAQLTHQATDQAARSPNATPPPAAPAKPKRLASFRDPDDGKLDASTWLLDRKGALPVPVIVTEPAVGYGGGLALLFFRRPDGPPTRTTASGQVRPITPDIFGVVALETENGTQGYGLGAVMHFRQDRWRYRGLLGRPQINLDYYIDGPGPTRQIAYTIEGTGSLQQVQRRIGEGDLYLGLKWLYLDLQAQLDIESDAQYFEPREFGERNSGLGLLAEMDVRDNSFTPSSGWIGALEGVSYAKAFGSDTVFETYRGKLFAYWPLADGRLVLGGRVDVRAAQGDVPFYMQPFVELRGIPAVRYEDRRTAVLEAEARWNLTPRWALVGFAGAGRAWGRKAGFGDTASAVAKGAGFRYLIARRMGLYAGLDYGWGAEDEAVYVTVGSAWR; encoded by the coding sequence GTGTGCGCGGCCCTGCTGACGTGCGCGCCGGTCCTCGCGACGGCCCAGCCGACCGATGCGAATCCGGCGCAGCTCACCCACCAGGCCACGGACCAGGCCGCGCGCAGTCCCAACGCAACGCCGCCACCGGCCGCGCCCGCCAAACCCAAACGCCTCGCCAGCTTCCGCGACCCCGACGACGGCAAGCTCGACGCCTCCACCTGGCTGCTCGATCGCAAGGGCGCGCTGCCGGTGCCGGTCATCGTCACCGAGCCGGCGGTGGGCTACGGCGGCGGGCTGGCGCTGCTGTTCTTCCGGCGCCCGGACGGGCCGCCCACGCGGACCACCGCCTCGGGGCAGGTGCGGCCCATAACGCCGGACATCTTCGGCGTGGTCGCCCTCGAGACCGAGAACGGCACCCAGGGCTACGGGCTGGGCGCCGTGATGCATTTCCGGCAGGACCGCTGGCGCTATCGCGGCCTGCTCGGGCGGCCGCAAATCAACCTGGACTACTACATCGACGGGCCCGGCCCGACGCGGCAGATCGCCTACACCATCGAAGGCACCGGCAGCCTGCAGCAGGTGCAGCGGCGCATCGGCGAGGGCGACCTGTACCTGGGGCTGAAGTGGTTGTACCTGGACCTGCAGGCGCAGTTGGATATCGAGTCCGACGCGCAGTACTTCGAGCCGCGCGAGTTCGGCGAGCGCAACTCCGGGCTCGGCCTGCTGGCGGAGATGGACGTGCGCGACAACAGCTTCACCCCGTCCTCGGGCTGGATCGGGGCGCTGGAAGGCGTCTCCTACGCGAAGGCCTTCGGCAGCGACACCGTGTTCGAGACGTACCGCGGCAAGCTGTTCGCCTACTGGCCGCTGGCCGACGGCCGCCTGGTGCTGGGCGGCCGCGTCGACGTGCGCGCGGCGCAGGGCGACGTGCCGTTCTACATGCAGCCCTTCGTCGAACTGCGCGGCATCCCCGCCGTGCGCTACGAGGACCGCCGCACCGCGGTGCTCGAGGCCGAAGCCCGCTGGAACCTCACCCCGCGCTGGGCGCTGGTCGGCTTCGCCGGGGCCGGGCGCGCGTGGGGCCGCAAGGCCGGCTTCGGCGACACCGCCAGCGCCGTGGCCAAGGGCGCCGGCTTCCGCTACCTCATCGCGCGCCGGATGGGCCTGTACGCCGGCCTCGACTACGGCTGGGGGGCAGAGGACGAGGCGGTCTACGTGACGGTGGGCAGCGCGTGGCGGTGA
- a CDS encoding zinc metalloprotease, which yields MQDAATPPPSDFAWNPPPAAQLACKVLQGVLNWLAIVASVACCCVAVAFWREDLGFLGIFLCVALWVLAVAVHEGGHVLGARASGMTVFHASVGRLEFKAQRRGWRVRWNRKKPQLAGLVVAFPDPRVPMRAPCMLMTVAGPAANALVGGLCALLAAALWERGGSACWLLLSFASINLPLALTNLLPTQKHAASDGLMLLRWLRARDEAAPELVFARLNGLSAVGTTADQLPPDQVALLETQPAPMPLVHLWFVLKADQNRLDWHRAAALHDVLEERVAAMPVEQQAGLEAFIAQLRCEIRFSRAMAGIPNDAELEHGLDADADWHYPTLRLRCRALTAARAGDAALARQLLEQTRASARQSVDLAMEKSEHRLCEAVLAA from the coding sequence ATGCAAGACGCCGCCACGCCCCCGCCCTCCGACTTCGCCTGGAACCCGCCGCCTGCAGCGCAGCTGGCCTGCAAGGTCCTTCAGGGCGTGCTGAACTGGTTGGCGATTGTCGCCTCGGTCGCGTGCTGCTGCGTCGCGGTCGCGTTCTGGCGCGAGGACCTCGGCTTCCTGGGCATCTTCCTGTGCGTGGCGCTGTGGGTGCTGGCGGTCGCCGTGCACGAGGGCGGGCACGTGCTGGGCGCCCGCGCCAGCGGGATGACCGTCTTCCACGCCAGCGTCGGGCGCCTGGAGTTCAAGGCGCAGCGCCGCGGGTGGCGGGTGCGCTGGAACCGGAAGAAGCCGCAGTTGGCCGGGTTGGTGGTGGCGTTCCCCGACCCGCGCGTGCCCATGCGCGCGCCGTGCATGCTCATGACGGTGGCCGGCCCGGCGGCCAACGCGCTGGTGGGTGGGCTGTGTGCATTGCTCGCGGCCGCTCTGTGGGAGCGAGGCGGCAGCGCCTGCTGGCTGCTGCTCTCCTTCGCCTCGATCAACCTGCCGCTCGCGCTGACGAACCTGCTGCCCACGCAGAAGCATGCCGCCAGCGACGGCCTGATGTTGCTGCGCTGGCTGCGCGCCCGCGACGAGGCAGCGCCCGAACTGGTCTTCGCCCGCCTCAATGGCCTGTCGGCCGTGGGAACGACGGCGGACCAACTGCCGCCCGACCAGGTGGCGCTGCTGGAAACCCAGCCCGCGCCGATGCCGCTGGTCCATCTGTGGTTCGTGCTCAAGGCCGACCAGAACCGCCTGGACTGGCACCGCGCCGCGGCGCTGCATGACGTCCTCGAAGAGCGCGTTGCGGCCATGCCCGTGGAGCAGCAGGCCGGCCTGGAGGCCTTCATCGCCCAGCTCCGCTGCGAGATCCGCTTCTCCCGGGCGATGGCGGGAATCCCGAACGACGCCGAGCTCGAACACGGGCTCGACGCGGACGCCGACTGGCACTATCCCACCCTGCGTCTGCGCTGCCGCGCCCTCACCGCCGCCCGCGCCGGTGACGCCGCACTGGCGCGGCAACTGCTCGAACAAACCCGGGCGAGCGCCCGCCAATCGGTCGACCTGGCCATGGAAAAAAGCGAGCACCGCCTGTGCGAGGCCGTGCTCGCGGCCTGA
- a CDS encoding NosD domain-containing protein, which produces MRNCNIRGFARGVFLQGTSLGSSGGHIVEDNRFQANTWYGVTVDGDGSVVRRNLVMDTGLSTAQTDAVGISGYWGTDVLDNTIVGVTARAGSNGTVHGIYLVGSAGSAVAGNRIRKITPDGYGTARGILLAYSGNAVALGNVIAGNGGTYGVICTPSAGSAAAKDNVISSFTTPLSMCTDAGGNAVLP; this is translated from the coding sequence GTGCGCAACTGCAACATCCGCGGGTTCGCCCGCGGCGTGTTCCTGCAGGGCACCTCCCTCGGGTCGTCCGGCGGCCACATCGTCGAAGACAACCGGTTCCAGGCGAACACGTGGTACGGCGTGACCGTGGACGGAGACGGCTCGGTGGTGCGGCGCAACCTCGTCATGGACACCGGGCTGAGCACCGCCCAGACCGACGCGGTGGGCATTTCGGGCTATTGGGGCACCGACGTGCTCGACAACACCATCGTGGGCGTGACCGCCCGCGCCGGGAGCAATGGCACCGTCCACGGCATCTACCTGGTCGGCAGCGCCGGCAGCGCGGTCGCCGGCAACCGCATCCGCAAGATCACGCCGGACGGCTATGGCACTGCACGCGGCATCCTGCTGGCGTACAGCGGCAACGCGGTGGCCCTGGGCAACGTCATCGCCGGCAACGGCGGCACCTACGGCGTGATCTGCACCCCCAGCGCGGGTAGCGCTGCGGCCAAGGACAACGTCATCAGCAGCTTCACCACGCCCCTGTCGATGTGTACCGACGCCGGGGGCAACGCCGTGCTGCCTTGA
- a CDS encoding DUF1993 domain-containing protein, producing MSLSMHAASVPVFKQMLAALGGVLAKAEAHATERKIDPAALLQSRLFPDMFPLTRQVQVACDFATSVSARLAGEEVPAYEGGDETFADLQQRIAATLAFIGGLDAARFEGSDQREVVLRPGTPKERSIGGQAYLLAYGLPQFFFHVTTAYDLLRHNGVEIGKKDYMGSY from the coding sequence ATGTCCCTCTCGATGCACGCCGCGTCCGTTCCCGTCTTCAAGCAGATGCTCGCTGCGCTGGGCGGTGTCCTGGCCAAGGCCGAAGCCCACGCGACCGAGCGCAAGATCGACCCGGCCGCGCTGCTGCAGTCGCGCTTGTTCCCCGACATGTTTCCGTTGACGCGCCAGGTGCAGGTCGCCTGTGATTTCGCCACCAGCGTGTCGGCGCGGCTGGCGGGCGAAGAGGTCCCGGCCTACGAGGGCGGCGACGAGACCTTCGCCGACCTGCAGCAGCGGATCGCGGCGACCCTGGCCTTCATCGGTGGCCTGGACGCGGCGCGATTCGAAGGCAGCGACCAGCGCGAGGTCGTGCTGCGTCCCGGCACGCCGAAGGAACGCAGCATCGGCGGCCAGGCTTACCTGCTGGCGTACGGCTTGCCGCAGTTCTTCTTCCATGTCACCACGGCGTACGACCTGCTGCGCCACAACGGCGTGGAGATCGGCAAGAAGGACTACATGGGCAGCTACTGA
- a CDS encoding J domain-containing protein — protein sequence MRDAPEEVIRAAYRSLSQKYHPDKNLGDGQAAQRMAVINAAYAVLSDPVRRLEHDEWISRQEQRPAEQATQEGQTRSEPFGNAGGTSGRATPGTSPHEPYQPRPAASGAGVRSHLGARPPRKTKAEHVGRLVRVVFTAAIAAWPITLLAGFFIYSQFADPAPPPPGPAPYVREPSAEPAMVQDAEGAIDSSSQNASTAVESSDQANAVNIPRSEAVRQSQSGQASYLRPALAPNGKAWPSRAGYMTGEPRLNTRGLSEVTVDNTENDSDVLVKLVAIGSIAKPVRQFFIPAHGAFTVRKVNVGHYDVRYRELDTGALARSEAFDLEEERVADGTRYSSIRLTLFKVANGNMQTYSLSEGEF from the coding sequence ATGCGCGATGCTCCGGAAGAAGTGATCCGCGCGGCCTATAGGTCACTTTCTCAAAAGTACCACCCAGACAAGAATCTCGGCGACGGGCAGGCGGCACAGAGAATGGCCGTTATCAACGCGGCCTATGCAGTATTGTCGGATCCAGTGCGTCGCCTTGAACACGATGAATGGATCTCGCGGCAGGAACAGCGCCCTGCCGAGCAGGCGACGCAAGAGGGTCAAACTAGGTCCGAGCCTTTCGGCAATGCTGGGGGAACATCCGGTCGAGCAACCCCCGGCACCTCTCCACATGAACCGTATCAGCCTAGGCCGGCGGCTAGTGGCGCAGGTGTTCGTTCGCATCTCGGAGCACGCCCCCCGCGCAAGACAAAGGCCGAGCACGTTGGGCGGCTGGTGCGAGTGGTCTTCACTGCGGCGATTGCCGCGTGGCCCATTACGCTACTGGCGGGCTTCTTCATCTATTCGCAGTTCGCTGACCCGGCCCCACCACCTCCAGGTCCGGCGCCCTATGTGCGAGAGCCCTCCGCAGAGCCTGCAATGGTCCAAGACGCAGAGGGGGCAATTGATTCGTCCTCACAGAATGCGAGTACCGCAGTTGAATCGTCGGACCAGGCGAATGCCGTCAATATTCCGCGATCGGAAGCAGTGCGACAGTCTCAGTCCGGGCAGGCTTCATACTTGCGCCCGGCGCTTGCGCCAAACGGGAAAGCGTGGCCGTCTCGAGCCGGATACATGACCGGGGAGCCTCGATTGAACACTCGAGGGCTATCTGAGGTTACGGTCGACAACACCGAAAACGATTCGGATGTGCTCGTGAAACTCGTTGCTATTGGTTCTATTGCTAAGCCAGTGCGGCAATTCTTCATTCCTGCGCACGGTGCGTTTACGGTTCGAAAAGTGAATGTGGGTCACTATGATGTCCGGTACCGTGAATTGGATACCGGTGCGCTAGCCAGGTCAGAGGCATTTGACCTTGAGGAGGAGCGGGTCGCCGACGGCACTCGCTACAGCTCAATTCGATTGACGTTATTCAAGGTTGCGAATGGCAACATGCAGACGTATTCATTGTCCGAAGGGGAGTTCTAA
- a CDS encoding pentapeptide repeat-containing protein has product MLNNESDHFSILRVEMSLFSVKFTELRIVGWTIAGYAVLLIAVTVLFDRSGGFLTYSLGLYGEADFWVGFITEAHGFLLDLVIIAFVLSWVTKSLERKHAITRFQEEIDDFRPWRTPESAFRIAGCVKRLANERVREIDLYECFLKQADLRGLDLTGAKLWGADLGDAVLKNCVLTDAKMKGCYLVAARCSGARFERAFMKNSRCMFGEFSGCSFRTATLVRVSFSGANLRGADLSGADVTGASFQDADLAGVDFRDVAGLLVEQLLKAKSVRGAQLPPNIAQQFAADHPERVKVHVHSDGRRFTTLK; this is encoded by the coding sequence ATGCTCAACAACGAATCTGATCACTTTTCCATTTTGAGGGTTGAGATGTCATTGTTTTCCGTCAAGTTCACCGAGCTCAGGATTGTGGGCTGGACCATAGCGGGGTACGCGGTTCTTCTAATCGCTGTCACTGTGTTATTTGACCGCTCGGGAGGTTTCTTGACCTACTCGCTAGGTCTCTATGGGGAGGCTGATTTCTGGGTTGGGTTCATCACGGAAGCCCACGGCTTCTTGCTTGATTTGGTGATCATTGCCTTTGTTTTGTCTTGGGTGACCAAAAGCCTGGAACGAAAGCACGCGATCACTCGATTCCAGGAGGAAATCGACGATTTCCGTCCATGGAGAACCCCCGAGTCCGCTTTCAGGATCGCTGGGTGTGTGAAGCGCTTGGCAAACGAACGGGTCAGGGAGATCGACCTGTATGAGTGCTTCTTGAAGCAGGCTGATCTTCGCGGCTTGGACCTGACCGGAGCCAAGCTTTGGGGGGCTGATCTGGGTGACGCAGTGCTGAAGAACTGTGTGCTTACGGACGCGAAGATGAAAGGATGTTACCTGGTCGCGGCGCGGTGTTCCGGGGCAAGGTTTGAGCGGGCATTCATGAAGAACTCCAGGTGCATGTTCGGTGAGTTCTCCGGATGCAGCTTTAGAACGGCAACGCTCGTCCGGGTAAGTTTTTCTGGCGCGAATCTTCGAGGAGCTGATCTTTCGGGAGCGGATGTGACCGGCGCGAGCTTTCAAGATGCGGATCTGGCTGGCGTGGATTTCCGGGACGTTGCCGGGCTGTTAGTCGAACAGCTTCTCAAGGCAAAGAGCGTGCGAGGTGCTCAACTGCCGCCGAATATTGCTCAGCAGTTTGCGGCTGACCATCCCGAGCGCGTAAAGGTCCATGTGCATTCGGACGGGCGGCGCTTCACTACCCTGAAATGA
- a CDS encoding RusA family crossover junction endodeoxyribonuclease gives MPNFEFLIRKRPVSHQTKSRKNLQAWKAYVRSEAEKVWPVGRPAEEGDLRFSIVYLCDDSPADIDNIIKPIQDALVGLVYVDDSLIADVDSHRRFLAAGIDVTNLPQLLKLGVFDGDECVYVRVAESPLLESLL, from the coding sequence ATGCCGAACTTCGAGTTCTTGATTAGGAAGCGTCCTGTCTCGCATCAAACAAAGAGCAGGAAGAATCTCCAGGCATGGAAGGCATACGTGAGAAGTGAGGCCGAAAAGGTTTGGCCAGTTGGCAGGCCTGCGGAGGAAGGAGATCTAAGATTTTCGATCGTTTATCTATGCGACGATTCGCCGGCAGACATAGACAACATAATCAAGCCAATTCAAGATGCGCTCGTAGGCCTTGTATATGTGGATGATAGTCTGATCGCTGATGTGGATAGTCACCGACGATTCCTCGCGGCGGGAATTGATGTCACAAATCTTCCTCAGTTGCTCAAGCTCGGCGTATTTGATGGAGATGAGTGCGTCTATGTTCGAGTGGCTGAATCGCCGCTTCTGGAGAGCTTGTTGTGA
- a CDS encoding STAND family AAA ATPase, which produces MNWATSKEVEQADFEAFHVEHCQRYNLRLPMGSLQAQLVEADILEDRGGRVRFKYPYHYYYFLARSISQRSWGELEPRVDLLVRSIHTERSANVLLFLAHLKRDPRVAEKIIDSATQMFRDLPEADLFEVSPVLDKFKPMEIRQILVEGAREFQLEQRALDEKDHEAASQEIEKVAEARLRSRIDDAVLMNAAFKTLQVLGQVLRNHAGEIERDDKHAMADTCVGLGLRVLSFLYRMVGSHGEEMLKFRGLQIKAERGSMNDSELAEELESYLPSMMSSLTVGTLIKIANAIGSEELSPTLDDVLRGVNTRKLLRLIAHLEHFSDFPKKELLDFEEDALQRGPVLPNSVLRRFLIRRFYLFPVREELKRAVLDRFKIKALPFQFLEQKRLPKPG; this is translated from the coding sequence TTGAATTGGGCAACGTCCAAGGAGGTTGAGCAGGCTGATTTTGAAGCGTTCCATGTTGAGCATTGTCAGAGGTACAACCTGCGGTTGCCCATGGGCTCGCTTCAGGCGCAACTCGTAGAGGCGGACATTCTAGAAGATCGCGGTGGGCGCGTCCGTTTCAAATATCCGTACCACTACTACTATTTCTTAGCCAGAAGTATTTCCCAGCGAAGTTGGGGTGAGCTTGAGCCGCGGGTTGACTTGTTGGTGAGGTCAATTCATACGGAGAGGAGTGCCAACGTACTGTTATTCCTCGCGCACCTTAAGCGCGACCCAAGAGTTGCAGAAAAGATCATCGACAGTGCGACGCAGATGTTCAGGGATCTCCCGGAAGCTGACCTTTTCGAAGTAAGTCCTGTGCTTGACAAGTTCAAGCCTATGGAAATCCGTCAAATTTTGGTGGAAGGCGCGCGCGAGTTTCAGCTTGAGCAGCGCGCGCTTGATGAAAAGGATCATGAGGCCGCGTCGCAGGAAATTGAGAAGGTCGCGGAAGCTAGGCTCCGCTCCCGAATTGATGATGCGGTATTGATGAATGCGGCGTTCAAGACTCTTCAAGTCTTGGGCCAGGTGCTGCGAAATCACGCGGGCGAGATCGAGCGAGATGACAAGCATGCAATGGCCGATACATGCGTAGGGCTTGGCCTGCGCGTACTGTCGTTCTTGTACCGCATGGTTGGGTCCCACGGCGAAGAGATGTTGAAATTTCGCGGCCTGCAGATAAAGGCCGAAAGGGGGAGCATGAACGACTCGGAATTGGCTGAGGAATTGGAGTCATACTTGCCATCGATGATGTCATCATTGACCGTTGGTACCCTTATCAAGATTGCCAACGCGATAGGATCGGAGGAGTTGTCACCTACGCTCGATGATGTCCTTCGTGGCGTGAATACGCGAAAGCTACTTAGGCTGATAGCCCATCTCGAGCATTTTTCGGATTTTCCGAAAAAGGAACTCTTAGATTTTGAGGAAGACGCTCTTCAGCGTGGTCCGGTACTCCCAAATTCCGTGCTTCGGCGTTTCCTTATTCGTCGGTTCTACCTCTTTCCGGTGCGTGAGGAACTCAAGCGTGCGGTGCTGGACCGCTTTAAGATCAAGGCGTTGCCTTTCCAGTTCCTGGAGCAGAAGCGCCTTCCTAAGCCAGGGTAA